In Thalassoglobus sp. JC818, a single window of DNA contains:
- a CDS encoding DUF1015 family protein → MVTLRPVPVALVPRNSEAATAISAPNYDEFQSDREVWDLLQARPDNVLRVTMAHCHVDSLDNAPEEGGEESLRHSAEQMEFLKNHVGIQQQENVIWVYEITSPLRPNAPQLGVGGFAATNEIRTEKTPNGTIIRNEGIRPEKAQGRANLIEATNAYIGTVNLAVQDQSQKLLGELESIAKSRPCDYETVDEGKNRHRVWLVTESAAQQTLIDLLAAEPAAYVADGNHRSAAAAQLGLPHFLTVFFPTSRLGLEPYNRLLPLNGVSPADFLAKAGEQFEIEKLGKVAAYRPEGVHIIGLYLDGEWYKLTPKAGSYNPENAAESIDSDIVQRHIIHSILGMSDARDKRINYVGGNKTASYLVERVDSGDFDLAISLAPVTMDQFVDVCEQSLFMPPKSTWFDPKVRSGLVIALLGNE, encoded by the coding sequence ATGGTGACTCTTCGACCGGTTCCCGTCGCACTCGTCCCTCGAAATTCTGAGGCAGCCACAGCGATCAGTGCTCCTAACTACGATGAATTTCAGAGTGATCGCGAGGTTTGGGACCTCCTGCAGGCCCGTCCGGACAACGTTCTGCGAGTGACCATGGCTCACTGTCACGTTGATTCTCTCGACAATGCTCCGGAAGAGGGGGGAGAAGAATCTCTCCGGCACTCTGCAGAGCAAATGGAGTTTCTGAAGAACCATGTAGGGATTCAGCAGCAGGAAAACGTGATCTGGGTGTACGAGATCACTTCTCCGCTTCGACCCAATGCTCCACAACTGGGGGTCGGCGGATTTGCAGCGACCAACGAAATTCGGACCGAAAAGACCCCGAACGGCACCATCATCCGTAACGAGGGAATTCGTCCTGAAAAGGCTCAGGGGCGAGCGAATTTGATCGAAGCGACGAATGCTTACATCGGAACCGTGAATCTGGCTGTTCAGGATCAGTCACAGAAACTTCTCGGTGAACTCGAGTCGATCGCAAAATCGCGTCCATGCGACTACGAAACAGTCGATGAGGGAAAGAATCGTCATCGCGTCTGGCTGGTGACTGAATCCGCAGCGCAGCAAACGTTGATCGACCTGTTGGCCGCCGAACCAGCCGCGTATGTTGCGGATGGAAATCATCGAAGTGCCGCAGCAGCTCAGCTGGGGCTTCCACACTTTCTGACAGTCTTCTTTCCAACGAGCCGCCTCGGACTCGAACCCTACAATCGACTGCTTCCGTTGAATGGTGTTTCTCCAGCGGATTTCCTCGCGAAGGCAGGGGAGCAGTTTGAAATTGAAAAGCTCGGGAAAGTTGCCGCTTATCGGCCTGAAGGTGTGCACATCATCGGCCTCTATCTCGACGGCGAGTGGTACAAGCTGACGCCCAAAGCTGGCTCGTACAATCCCGAAAACGCGGCAGAGTCGATCGATTCCGACATTGTGCAACGACACATCATTCACTCAATCCTCGGAATGTCAGACGCCCGGGATAAGCGAATCAATTATGTCGGGGGAAATAAGACCGCGAGCTATCTCGTCGAACGAGTTGACTCCGGTGATTTCGATCTCGCGATTTCTCTCGCTCCCGTAACCATGGATCAATTTGTCGACGTCTGTGAGCAGAGTCTGTTCATGCCTCCCAAGTCGACATGGTTCGATCCGAAAGTTCGAAGCGGTCTCGTGATTGCTTTGTTGGGCAACGAGTAA